Proteins encoded within one genomic window of Mesobacillus subterraneus:
- the fmt gene encoding methionyl-tRNA formyltransferase yields the protein MTKIVFMGTPDFSVPVLRRLVDEGYDVIGVVTQPDRPVGRKRVLTPPPVKAEALKNGIPVYQPEKIRQQEELDKILALEPDLIVTAAFGQILPNQLLEAPKYGCINVHASLLPELRGGAPIHYAIIEGKEKTGITIMYMVEKLDAGDILTQVEVPITETDTVGSLHDKMSAAGADLLSETLPKLLKGEINPVPQNNEEATFAWNIKRDQEKIDWNRTGTDIYNHIRGMNPWPVAYTTMDGLVMKLWSAEKASYEGSDQPGTIVNVEEDGFVVATGDETAIKITELQPAGKKKMDAKQFLRGAGANLEPGVKLGDINE from the coding sequence ATGACAAAAATCGTATTTATGGGGACTCCGGACTTTTCTGTACCGGTTTTGAGAAGATTGGTCGACGAAGGCTATGACGTCATAGGAGTTGTTACCCAGCCCGACCGCCCAGTTGGAAGAAAAAGAGTCCTGACTCCGCCTCCTGTAAAAGCAGAAGCGCTGAAAAACGGTATCCCGGTTTATCAGCCAGAGAAAATCCGCCAGCAGGAAGAGCTGGATAAAATCCTGGCTCTTGAACCAGATTTAATTGTCACTGCTGCGTTTGGACAAATCTTACCCAATCAGCTCCTTGAGGCACCGAAGTATGGCTGTATCAATGTCCATGCATCCCTTCTGCCAGAGCTTCGCGGTGGTGCACCAATTCACTATGCCATCATTGAAGGAAAAGAGAAAACAGGAATAACCATCATGTATATGGTTGAAAAACTTGATGCTGGCGATATCCTGACTCAGGTGGAAGTACCAATTACCGAAACAGATACAGTTGGATCATTGCATGATAAGATGAGCGCCGCCGGTGCAGACCTCTTGTCAGAGACGCTTCCAAAGTTGTTAAAAGGAGAAATCAATCCTGTACCTCAAAATAATGAAGAAGCAACATTTGCCTGGAACATCAAGCGCGATCAGGAAAAAATCGATTGGAACAGAACCGGCACCGATATATATAACCATATCCGCGGCATGAATCCCTGGCCGGTTGCCTATACCACTATGGATGGATTGGTAATGAAGCTATGGAGTGCCGAAAAAGCTAGCTATGAAGGAAGCGACCAACCTGGTACGATCGTCAACGTTGAAGAAGATGGTTTTGTTGTTGCAACGGGTGATGAAACGGCAATAAAAATCACCGAGCTTCAGCCAGCCGGCAAGAAAAAGATGGATGCGAAGCAATTCTTGCGTGGAGCTGGGGCAAACTTAGAGCCTGGTGTTAAGTTAGGAGACATCAATGAGTAA
- the def gene encoding peptide deformylase, with product MAVRKIVNYPADILEQECDKVTVFDKKLAKLLDDMYDTMIEFDGVGLAAPQIDIKKQIAIVDIDDEHGTIELINPVILETRGEQTGPEGCLSFPGLYGEVTRPNYVKVKAQDRKGKSYELEAEEFLARAILHEIDHLHGVLFTTKVSRYIEEADLEELNQE from the coding sequence TTGGCAGTAAGAAAAATAGTTAATTACCCAGCAGACATTTTGGAGCAGGAATGCGATAAGGTTACAGTTTTTGATAAAAAATTGGCAAAGCTGCTGGATGATATGTATGATACAATGATTGAATTTGATGGTGTCGGCCTGGCCGCCCCTCAGATAGATATAAAGAAACAGATTGCGATTGTCGATATTGATGATGAGCACGGTACGATTGAATTGATCAACCCTGTGATTCTCGAAACTCGCGGCGAGCAGACTGGACCTGAAGGATGCTTAAGTTTTCCGGGATTATACGGAGAGGTCACTCGCCCGAACTATGTGAAGGTAAAGGCACAGGATCGTAAAGGCAAAAGCTATGAATTAGAAGCAGAGGAGTTTTTGGCAAGAGCGATTCTTCATGAAATTGACCATCTGCACGGTGTGTTATTCACCACTAAGGTGTCAAGATATATCGAAGAAGCTGATTTAGAGGAGTTGAACCAGGAATGA
- the priA gene encoding primosomal protein N': MNIASVIVDVPAKQTDKTFDYKIPEKYKDVIKPGTRVIVPFGPRKIQGFVRDLKGESSFSKLRAIIEPLDLAPVLNEELLQLGDWLTEHTLSYKISSYQAMLPAALKAKYEKKIVLATGTELTDMPENLIELFRENREINWEDAVSKGLIQQLQKEAASGRVDVVYQVKDRVRKKLLKHVSPAIDPEHLKETRDKLPPQASGQQSVLDFFLEHPEPVEQRLILTTLGISQGSIQSLVKKGILKVQEMEVYRDPYSEREFERKFALKLTVEQEKAISPILSSIEKDLHEVFLLYGVTGSGKTEIYLQSIQEVLSKGKEAIVLVPEISLTPQMVTRFKERFGDLVAVMHSGLSAGEKYDEWRKIQRKEVKVVVGARSAIFAPFENIGIIIIDEEHETSYKQEENPRYHARDVAIQRAKTNACPVVLGSATPSLESFARAQKGRYTLLSLPKRMNNQALPTVEIVDMREELRTGNRSMFSVKLFEKIKDRLEKKEQTVLFLNKRGHSSFVMCRDCGYVMNCPHCDITLTYHRYNEQMKCHYCGYEDRVPTICPECNSEHIRYFGTGTQKVEEELLKLIPEARIIRMDVDTTGRKGSHEKLLTAFQEGQADILLGTQMIAKGLDFPNITLVGVLSADTMLNLPDFRSSEKTFQLLTQVSGRAGRHKLPGEVVIQTYTPEHYSVELAGTQDYDRFYQQEMLIRKVHQYPPFYYLSLVTVSHDELMKVVSVTEKIAKFISSRLTNEAVVLGPVASPIPRINDRYRYQCLIKYKKEPELKGALKTILDHYQQETGTGALQISVDLNPYILM; the protein is encoded by the coding sequence ATGAATATAGCAAGTGTTATTGTCGATGTGCCTGCAAAGCAAACCGACAAAACCTTTGACTATAAAATTCCTGAAAAATACAAAGATGTGATCAAGCCCGGGACAAGGGTGATTGTCCCATTTGGACCAAGAAAGATTCAGGGATTTGTCAGGGACCTTAAGGGAGAGTCCAGTTTTTCGAAGCTGCGGGCAATTATCGAGCCACTTGATTTGGCACCGGTATTGAATGAAGAGCTACTTCAGCTGGGTGACTGGTTGACTGAGCATACATTAAGCTATAAAATCTCCTCTTATCAGGCAATGCTTCCAGCCGCATTAAAGGCTAAATATGAAAAGAAAATTGTGCTGGCAACAGGAACAGAGTTAACCGACATGCCTGAAAATTTAATAGAATTATTCAGAGAAAATAGAGAAATTAATTGGGAGGATGCCGTTTCGAAGGGGCTTATCCAGCAACTCCAAAAAGAGGCGGCATCTGGCAGGGTAGATGTTGTTTACCAGGTGAAGGACAGGGTGCGGAAAAAGCTGCTCAAGCATGTTTCCCCAGCAATCGACCCAGAACATCTGAAGGAGACACGGGACAAACTTCCACCTCAGGCGTCAGGGCAACAATCTGTGCTCGACTTCTTCCTTGAGCATCCGGAACCTGTAGAACAGAGGCTAATACTCACCACTCTTGGAATCTCCCAGGGATCAATTCAATCACTTGTTAAAAAAGGTATCCTGAAAGTGCAAGAGATGGAGGTTTACAGAGACCCATATTCAGAACGAGAATTCGAACGGAAATTTGCTCTGAAACTGACTGTGGAGCAAGAAAAGGCTATTAGCCCGATCCTTTCTTCAATTGAAAAGGATTTGCATGAAGTCTTTCTATTGTATGGTGTAACAGGCAGCGGGAAGACGGAGATTTATCTGCAATCCATCCAGGAAGTCTTGAGTAAAGGCAAGGAAGCGATTGTACTCGTGCCGGAAATTTCCTTAACGCCACAAATGGTGACACGTTTTAAGGAACGGTTTGGTGATTTGGTGGCTGTCATGCACAGCGGCCTGTCGGCTGGAGAGAAATATGATGAATGGCGCAAAATCCAGCGTAAGGAAGTAAAAGTTGTTGTAGGTGCGAGGTCAGCGATCTTTGCTCCATTTGAGAATATCGGCATCATCATCATCGATGAAGAACATGAAACGAGCTACAAGCAAGAAGAGAACCCGAGATACCATGCAAGGGACGTGGCGATCCAGCGGGCTAAAACAAATGCTTGTCCAGTTGTTCTTGGCAGTGCAACACCGTCACTAGAATCATTTGCGCGGGCGCAAAAAGGAAGGTATACTCTGCTATCCCTGCCAAAGCGGATGAACAATCAGGCGCTGCCAACAGTTGAGATTGTTGATATGCGAGAGGAATTGCGGACTGGAAACCGGTCGATGTTTTCGGTAAAGCTTTTTGAAAAGATAAAAGACAGGCTTGAGAAAAAAGAACAGACTGTCCTGTTTTTAAATAAACGCGGGCATTCGTCGTTTGTGATGTGCCGTGATTGCGGATATGTCATGAACTGCCCGCATTGCGATATTACGCTGACATATCACCGGTATAATGAGCAGATGAAATGCCATTATTGCGGCTATGAAGACAGGGTGCCGACTATTTGCCCCGAATGCAATAGTGAGCATATCCGCTATTTCGGGACCGGGACTCAAAAGGTTGAGGAAGAATTGTTAAAACTGATTCCTGAAGCAAGAATTATCAGGATGGATGTTGATACAACCGGCAGGAAAGGATCGCATGAAAAGTTACTGACTGCTTTTCAGGAGGGTCAGGCCGACATTTTACTCGGAACGCAAATGATTGCAAAAGGGTTGGATTTTCCAAACATTACCTTAGTAGGTGTTCTTTCAGCAGATACAATGTTGAATCTGCCTGATTTCCGATCTTCGGAAAAAACATTTCAGCTTTTGACGCAGGTTAGCGGGAGGGCTGGTAGACACAAGCTTCCCGGGGAGGTAGTGATCCAGACATATACTCCGGAGCATTACAGTGTGGAGCTTGCGGGGACACAAGATTACGATCGGTTTTACCAGCAGGAGATGCTGATTCGCAAGGTCCACCAGTACCCGCCATTCTACTATCTATCCCTAGTAACAGTTAGCCATGATGAATTGATGAAAGTCGTATCAGTTACTGAAAAGATCGCAAAATTCATTTCATCAAGGCTTACGAATGAAGCAGTGGTTCTGGGTCCAGTAGCATCACCAATCCCAAGGATCAACGATAGATATCGGTATCAATGTCTGATAAAATACAAAAAGGAGCCAGAACTTAAAGGCGCCTTAAAAACAATACTGGATCATTACCAGCAGGAAACAGGTACAGGAGCGTTACAGATTTCTGTCGACCTGAATCCTTATATCCTGATGTAA
- the coaBC gene encoding bifunctional phosphopantothenoylcysteine decarboxylase/phosphopantothenate--cysteine ligase CoaBC, protein MLNGKKILLCVTGGIAVYKGAALTSKLTQAGAEVKVILSDSAAKFVTPLTFQALSRSEVYTDTFDEKNPENIAHIHLADWADLIIIAPATANIIGKLANGIADNMISTTLLAATAPVWVAPAMNVHMYQHPAVQKNMETLRNFGYEFIEPGEGYLACGYTGKGRLEEPEKIVELAHHFFNNQGGELSGKTFLITAGPTREKIDPVRYLTNHSTGKMGYALAGEAVKMGARVILVSGPVNLGPPSGVELIKVESAEDMYQAAIAHFDEADVMIGTAAVADYRPKYIFEEKMKKKEGDQALELERTKDILYELGQMKKGQVIVGFAAETNDVENHAKGKLARKNADMIVANNVKQDGAGFGADTNIVTIYKKEGTHIELPLMPKADVARNILSEVLQLLKKDESI, encoded by the coding sequence ATGCTGAACGGTAAAAAAATTCTATTATGCGTGACCGGCGGGATCGCTGTATATAAGGGTGCTGCACTGACGAGCAAGCTTACCCAGGCCGGCGCTGAAGTGAAAGTGATCCTGAGTGACTCAGCGGCCAAATTTGTAACTCCGCTCACTTTTCAGGCATTGTCCAGAAGTGAAGTTTATACAGATACATTCGATGAGAAAAATCCTGAAAATATCGCCCATATCCATTTAGCTGACTGGGCTGATTTGATTATAATTGCACCTGCAACTGCCAACATCATCGGTAAACTTGCAAACGGAATCGCAGACAACATGATTTCAACTACACTCCTGGCTGCAACTGCACCGGTATGGGTTGCACCAGCGATGAATGTACATATGTATCAACATCCTGCGGTTCAGAAAAACATGGAGACTCTTAGGAACTTCGGGTATGAATTTATTGAACCGGGTGAAGGGTATCTAGCGTGTGGTTATACAGGCAAGGGCCGTCTAGAGGAGCCTGAGAAAATCGTAGAGCTTGCACACCATTTTTTCAATAATCAGGGAGGGGAGCTTTCAGGAAAAACCTTTTTAATTACAGCGGGTCCTACGAGGGAGAAAATCGATCCTGTCCGTTATCTAACCAACCATTCAACTGGAAAGATGGGGTATGCGTTGGCAGGAGAAGCTGTGAAAATGGGAGCAAGAGTGATCCTAGTTTCTGGGCCAGTCAATCTTGGACCTCCAAGTGGAGTTGAATTGATTAAAGTTGAAAGTGCTGAGGACATGTATCAGGCAGCAATAGCACATTTTGATGAAGCAGATGTTATGATTGGCACCGCAGCCGTTGCGGATTACCGTCCGAAATATATATTTGAAGAGAAAATGAAGAAAAAGGAAGGCGACCAGGCTCTAGAGCTGGAGAGAACGAAGGATATCCTTTATGAGCTTGGTCAAATGAAAAAGGGCCAAGTGATTGTGGGATTCGCGGCTGAAACAAATGATGTCGAAAACCACGCAAAGGGCAAGCTTGCCAGAAAAAACGCAGACATGATTGTCGCGAATAACGTTAAGCAAGATGGTGCTGGATTTGGTGCTGATACAAATATCGTCACCATATACAAAAAAGAGGGGACGCACATCGAGCTGCCCTTAATGCCAAAAGCAGATGTAGCCCGAAATATCCTTTCCGAAGTTCTCCAATTGTTAAAAAAGGACGAAAGCATATGA
- the rpoZ gene encoding DNA-directed RNA polymerase subunit omega: protein MLNPSIDSLMTKIDSKYSLVSVAAKRARSMQVHMDAKLDKYVSHKFVGKALEEINAEKLHFKTAGSHEELNINE from the coding sequence ATGCTTAACCCTTCTATTGATTCTTTAATGACTAAAATTGATTCGAAATATTCATTGGTATCGGTTGCTGCAAAGCGCGCGCGCAGCATGCAGGTGCACATGGATGCTAAATTAGATAAGTATGTTTCTCACAAATTCGTTGGCAAGGCGCTTGAGGAAATCAACGCAGAAAAGCTCCACTTCAAGACAGCAGGAAGCCATGAAGAGTTAAATATCAACGAATAA
- the gmk gene encoding guanylate kinase encodes MQEKGLLIVLSGPSGVGKGTVRKELFSQHDTAFEYSVSATTRLPREGEQNGVDYFFKTREEFEEMIREDQLLEYAEFVGNYYGTPVEYVRETLDAGRDVFLEIEVQGASQVRKKFPEGLFIFLAPPSLSELENRIVTRGTETEDIIKGRMKAAREELEMMELYDYVVENDHVENAADRVKSIVAAEHCRRERVQHRYKKMLEVE; translated from the coding sequence ATGCAGGAAAAAGGATTGTTAATTGTTCTTTCAGGACCATCAGGAGTTGGCAAAGGCACAGTCCGGAAAGAATTATTTTCCCAGCACGATACAGCTTTTGAATATTCCGTATCCGCGACAACGAGGCTGCCGCGTGAGGGTGAGCAAAATGGAGTGGATTATTTCTTCAAGACAAGGGAAGAGTTTGAGGAGATGATCAGAGAGGACCAGCTTCTAGAGTATGCAGAGTTTGTTGGCAATTACTATGGAACTCCAGTCGAATACGTCCGCGAAACGCTCGATGCAGGAAGGGATGTTTTCCTTGAGATTGAAGTGCAGGGAGCAAGTCAGGTCAGGAAGAAATTCCCTGAGGGACTTTTCATTTTCCTTGCACCGCCCAGCCTTTCAGAGCTTGAAAACCGGATTGTCACTCGAGGCACAGAAACGGAAGATATTATCAAAGGCAGGATGAAAGCTGCAAGAGAAGAACTAGAAATGATGGAATTATATGATTATGTGGTTGAAAACGATCATGTTGAAAACGCAGCCGATCGAGTTAAATCAATCGTGGCAGCGGAACACTGCCGCAGGGAACGCGTTCAACATCGTTATAAAAAAATGCTGGAGGTAGAATAA
- a CDS encoding YicC/YloC family endoribonuclease, with protein MVVSMTGFGRSRAESERFSVTVEVKTVNHRFCEFHIRMPRQLLKTEEKIKKKLGEHIKRGRVEVFVTLEGEGIVSRSVHIDWKALDELVHHISEIKNRYSITGEIELRDIVSREEIIHIEELEAENEELELLVLSAVEGAGSQLVQMRRLEGSALEKDVLQYIEQLKENISSVNKLAPNVVEQYRERLHKKMAELMDNQADEDRILTEVAFFADKADISEEIARLESHVSQFKDIVKTDEPLGRKLDFLLQEMNREVNTIGSKANDSKIAREVVEMKSLLEKVKEQVQNIE; from the coding sequence ATGGTCGTCAGTATGACTGGGTTTGGAAGGAGCAGAGCTGAATCTGAGAGGTTCAGTGTCACAGTCGAGGTGAAAACGGTCAATCACCGTTTTTGTGAATTCCATATTCGCATGCCCCGGCAGCTCTTGAAAACAGAAGAAAAAATAAAGAAGAAACTTGGCGAACACATAAAAAGAGGGAGAGTCGAAGTATTTGTAACTTTGGAGGGCGAAGGCATAGTAAGCCGAAGTGTACATATTGACTGGAAAGCCCTGGACGAATTAGTTCATCACATATCAGAAATTAAAAACAGGTACAGCATAACGGGGGAAATTGAGCTCCGTGATATTGTCAGCAGGGAAGAAATCATCCATATTGAAGAACTAGAAGCTGAAAATGAAGAACTTGAACTTCTTGTTCTTTCTGCCGTTGAGGGTGCAGGCAGCCAACTGGTCCAAATGCGCAGGTTGGAAGGATCAGCACTTGAAAAGGATGTATTGCAGTATATCGAACAGCTCAAAGAGAACATTTCGAGCGTGAACAAGCTGGCACCGAATGTTGTAGAGCAATACCGTGAAAGGCTTCATAAGAAAATGGCTGAACTTATGGATAACCAGGCAGATGAGGATAGAATCCTCACCGAGGTTGCCTTCTTTGCAGATAAAGCTGACATCAGCGAAGAGATTGCCCGGCTTGAAAGCCATGTAAGTCAATTCAAAGATATAGTGAAGACGGATGAGCCGCTTGGCAGGAAACTTGATTTTCTGCTTCAGGAGATGAATCGCGAGGTCAATACAATCGGTTCCAAGGCGAATGATTCAAAAATTGCCAGGGAAGTTGTCGAAATGAAAAGCCTCCTGGAAAAGGTTAAGGAACAAGTGCAAAATATAGAGTAG
- a CDS encoding Rqc2 family fibronectin-binding protein — translation MSFDGLFTRAITNELSFLLKGGRINKIHQPYKNEMILAVRANGVNHKLLLSAHPSYARVQVTNEQYDNPNEPPMFCMLLRKHLEGSIIEDIKQAGLDRMIIFDVKGRNEIGDISYKQLIVEIMGRHSNIIIVDKNRNMILDSIKHVSFAVNTHRAIMPGQEYVMPPQQEKMNPFEAQEEDVLRAIDFNAGKLDKQLVSSFAGVSPVLAREIVFKAGLANRTTLPKAFISVLSEFKEHHYQPSITNGGNKEAFYLIPLEHLKGETKSFESLSSLLDRYYFGKAERDRVKQQGNDLERLIANEKEKNEKKIIKLELTLEDAKKAEQYQLYGELLTANIFMAKKGMKEITVVNYYDEDGASITIPLEQRKTPSENAQRYFTKYQKAKKSVNIVKEQIEIARAEVTYFDSLLQQVEAASPKDIEEIREELIEGGYIRARQKKGNKNKQNLKPLLEKYSSSDGTELLVGKNNKQNDYLTNKVAARDEIWLHTKDIPGSHVVIRSKEPSEETILEAAQIAAYFSKARNSSSVPVDFTKVRHVKKPAGAKPGFVIYDQQQTVYVTPDEDMILKLKQ, via the coding sequence ATGTCATTTGACGGATTGTTTACAAGAGCCATTACAAACGAACTCTCCTTCCTTCTTAAAGGGGGACGAATCAATAAAATCCACCAGCCGTATAAAAATGAAATGATCCTGGCTGTGAGGGCAAATGGAGTTAACCATAAGCTGCTTTTGTCTGCTCATCCGAGCTACGCCAGGGTTCAAGTTACAAACGAGCAATATGATAACCCAAACGAACCACCAATGTTCTGTATGCTTCTCCGCAAGCATCTTGAAGGCTCCATAATAGAAGATATCAAGCAGGCCGGACTTGACCGGATGATAATTTTTGACGTAAAAGGAAGAAATGAAATCGGCGATATATCATACAAGCAGCTGATTGTTGAAATTATGGGACGCCACAGCAACATTATCATCGTCGATAAGAACAGGAACATGATCCTAGACAGCATCAAGCATGTATCATTTGCCGTGAATACACACAGGGCCATCATGCCTGGGCAAGAATACGTCATGCCTCCGCAACAGGAGAAAATGAACCCGTTTGAAGCCCAGGAAGAAGACGTACTAAGAGCCATCGATTTTAATGCAGGCAAACTCGATAAGCAACTCGTTTCAAGTTTTGCTGGAGTATCACCGGTATTGGCTAGGGAAATAGTGTTTAAAGCTGGCCTTGCGAACCGCACGACCCTTCCAAAGGCCTTCATCTCAGTGTTGAGTGAGTTCAAAGAACACCACTACCAGCCTTCCATTACGAATGGTGGCAATAAAGAGGCATTTTACCTGATTCCGCTTGAACATTTGAAGGGTGAAACAAAATCCTTTGAATCTCTAAGCAGTCTGCTCGACCGTTATTATTTTGGCAAAGCGGAACGTGACCGCGTCAAGCAGCAGGGCAATGATCTGGAGCGCCTGATTGCAAATGAGAAGGAGAAAAATGAGAAGAAGATCATAAAGCTTGAATTGACTCTTGAAGATGCAAAAAAGGCTGAGCAGTATCAATTATATGGAGAGCTACTGACCGCCAACATCTTCATGGCTAAAAAAGGCATGAAGGAAATCACCGTTGTTAATTATTATGATGAAGACGGTGCTTCGATCACAATTCCGCTGGAGCAACGGAAAACACCTTCGGAAAATGCCCAAAGATACTTTACAAAGTATCAAAAGGCGAAGAAATCCGTGAATATTGTTAAAGAACAAATTGAAATAGCCAGAGCTGAAGTCACCTACTTCGATTCTCTTCTTCAGCAGGTTGAAGCCGCTTCCCCAAAGGATATTGAGGAGATCAGGGAAGAGTTGATTGAAGGCGGATATATTCGCGCCCGGCAGAAAAAGGGGAATAAAAACAAACAAAACCTTAAGCCGCTTCTAGAAAAATACAGTTCTTCCGACGGAACTGAACTCCTTGTCGGGAAGAATAATAAGCAAAATGATTATCTAACTAACAAGGTCGCAGCACGTGATGAAATATGGCTCCATACAAAAGATATACCGGGATCCCATGTTGTCATCCGCAGCAAAGAGCCATCTGAAGAAACGATTCTCGAAGCAGCCCAGATTGCGGCCTATTTCAGTAAAGCACGAAATTCCAGCTCTGTTCCTGTAGACTTCACTAAGGTGCGACATGTAAAGAAGCCAGCAGGCGCAAAGCCTGGGTTTGTTATATACGATCAGCAGCAGACCGTATACGTCACGCCGGATGAAGATATGATCCTGAAATTGAAACAGTAA
- a CDS encoding VTT domain-containing protein — protein MDEIIQVLKNIDSSLHYYIDEFGAAIYIMLFLIVYFKTGFVILTFLPGDSMVFASGTLAATGDLNFKTLFILFAAATILGDSQNFLIGKLLRKLNSKKHYLNRLTSDKSIGKAKDFLSDYGKIAISASRFVPLMRTSVPFVSGYTGYEFRTFLSYNLIGGLIWTTLWLTAGHLLGNIDWVVNNLFFTLLMVSSTAFIPAIIGFIKQYKKKKEAIA, from the coding sequence ATGGACGAAATTATTCAAGTGCTGAAAAATATTGATAGTAGTCTCCACTACTATATCGATGAGTTTGGGGCAGCGATTTACATCATGCTGTTTTTGATTGTTTATTTTAAAACGGGTTTTGTCATCCTCACTTTTTTGCCAGGAGATTCAATGGTCTTTGCAAGCGGTACTCTTGCCGCGACCGGAGACTTGAATTTTAAAACCTTGTTTATCTTATTTGCGGCTGCTACGATCCTTGGTGACAGCCAGAATTTCTTGATTGGCAAGCTGTTAAGGAAGTTAAACTCAAAGAAACATTATTTAAACCGTCTAACATCAGATAAATCTATTGGTAAGGCGAAGGATTTCTTGTCTGATTATGGCAAGATAGCCATTTCTGCCTCACGTTTCGTCCCGCTCATGAGAACCTCTGTACCTTTTGTATCAGGGTACACGGGATATGAATTTAGAACATTTTTAAGCTACAACCTTATCGGAGGGCTGATATGGACGACTTTATGGCTGACTGCAGGGCATTTGCTTGGGAATATTGACTGGGTAGTGAATAACTTATTTTTCACCTTATTGATGGTATCTTCTACTGCGTTCATTCCTGCAATCATTGGTTTTATAAAACAATATAAAAAGAAAAAAGAGGCAATCGCCTGA
- the pyrE gene encoding orotate phosphoribosyltransferase has product MKREIAEALLEIEAVSLQPEDPFTWSSGMKSPIYCDNRLTLSYPSIRRKVAEGLKSLIVEHFPEAEMIAGTATAGIPHAAWVSELLDLPMSYVRSKAKGHGKGNQIEGKVTEGQKVVVVEDLISTGGSVIEAVEALRESGCEVLGVVSIFTYGLEKGTQKLKAADITAYSLTDFNVLSTIAEEKGMITGENQKSLVQWQKNPAEWLAVKSDTYKV; this is encoded by the coding sequence ATGAAAAGAGAAATAGCAGAAGCATTGCTAGAAATCGAAGCCGTTAGCTTGCAGCCTGAAGACCCATTTACTTGGTCTTCGGGAATGAAGTCGCCGATCTACTGCGATAACCGACTCACACTATCCTACCCATCTATTCGCAGAAAAGTAGCTGAAGGGCTGAAAAGTTTGATTGTTGAGCATTTTCCAGAGGCTGAAATGATTGCTGGGACGGCTACTGCTGGTATACCTCATGCCGCCTGGGTCAGCGAACTGCTTGATTTGCCGATGAGTTATGTCCGCTCGAAAGCTAAGGGGCATGGAAAAGGAAATCAAATCGAAGGAAAGGTGACCGAAGGCCAGAAGGTCGTCGTTGTCGAGGATCTGATCTCAACTGGTGGCAGCGTCATTGAAGCGGTTGAGGCATTGCGAGAATCAGGCTGCGAAGTACTCGGGGTTGTATCGATTTTTACATATGGATTGGAAAAAGGTACGCAGAAGCTTAAGGCTGCTGATATCACAGCTTATTCTTTAACGGATTTTAATGTACTATCAACTATTGCTGAGGAAAAAGGGATGATCACGGGTGAAAACCAGAAAAGCCTGGTTCAATGGCAGAAGAATCCAGCAGAATGGTTAGCTGTAAAAAGTGATACTTATAAAGTATAA